The DNA sequence GCTTCTGTCTTCTACTAAAAGCCTCTTTTGACAATGCTGTTTATTTTGGTGGAAAGCCTGCATgattgtgttggtgaggtgATCCTACCTTAGTCCTCCGGTCAGCAGGGCATGAATGGACCTCCTGGCTGAGCAGCTGTGCACCATGGCACTGAGTGCCAGGTCCACATCCTCCCTGATGAAAGCGCTGCTCTCACAGGCCTTGTGCAGCAGGACGCGGGCGGCTTCTGCTGCCTCGGGGTCCATGGCCCTCCGCAGGTAGGTGAACATGTGCGCCAGCGTGGTCATGGCAGCACATGAAACCTTGGAGCGCAGGTTCTTCACCTGAGACAGTGGACacagaagagaaagacagagagacaggcaacagtaagcCTCAAGTTCCAGGCCAGGCCTCCACACCAATCTTATGACAAGAAATTCCTCTCTAAAGTATTCGAAATGGACTATTCCACAGGTCAGAACATCCAAATACATAAAATGGATCATGTCCAGTTGGAGTAGCAAATGGTGAAGCTCGTTCTCAAGCGCCTTGGCTTTGATTACAGAATATTTAGTTCATAAGCAGGTTCCTCACCTCCTCGAGCACGGCCAGGTACACGTTGTGGAGATTGGCCAGAAGGATATTGGCATGGTGTTGCACCAGCGAACGCACCAGTTTGAGCCCATTGATCTTCTTCTCCCTGTTCCAAAACACAGTGTTAGAACACGGTGTACATATCTGGTGTTATCACATCAGTAATGCTAAACAAGTTTCATCAATAAAAATCAACACATAAGCTATAGGCTATGTATTCCCTGTTAGAGTGCCCATTACTGattatttatgtttatattgCCAAAGCATGATATTTCCGTATTCTCAGGCATTATAGCTCTGTTCTGGCTGGGATAGCTTAGTGTAAACTTTGTTTGCTCGGTGTGAGGCAGACTGTCGGCTGGAGCTTGGTAAAAGCCTACCAGTCCTCATTCTCCAGCAGCTGAAATGCCTGGCTGAGGCCCAGCTCAGGTCTGGCCAGAGGCTGCTCCCTAACCAGGCTCAGAGTCTCTGCCACAGCATCCTTGTTCTGAGCAGGCTTGTAGGACGTCCCCAACCCCTGGCTGAACCGAGCCGCCTTCAGGCCGGCCTTGCCGCTGGCCGGGTTGCTGGGGGGTTCTGGCTGCTGCTCCTGACCGGATCCTGCTGCATTTGGAGCGGAGCGGTTACCTATAGCTTCACAACACGCCACTGTTATTTAACTTTCATTAACTTTCTGTTTCTGAAGCTCTACATGCAGGTTTCTTGTAAATATACAGTATTATAATTCATTACAGAAAACATCTATATTTGAGATACATGGGTAGCTGAGCACGGCCCCCGTGTTGAGCTTTGCTACTTCAGCTGATGGTTTCCAGGAAGAGAACTCACCTGGCACTTCACAGGCCTTCTCCACAGGCTTGGCCCGCTTGTACAGAGTCAGCGGTCTGGGGAGCCTGCTGGGTTTGGCTACCGCTGGTGGGGGCACGGGTGTCCGAATAGCGGGCATGAGCTCAACGGGCGTGCACGGGTCCTCCGGCCTGAAGGGAGACAGCTCCTTTCCGACAGCAGCCTGTGAGCCATGGATTCTGCGCACTCTCTGCTGCTTGTGCAGCGGTGCGCAGTAGCTCACTGAGGATACAGCAGAGTGGAAAGAGCCACTCTGACCGTTCCTCATGGGCTCCAGTCGGATGTTGTGGTTGATCCTGGTGGACTGGTGGAATGACTTGCCACATACTCGTTTTAGAATTGCCTCCTGTCTTTCTTCTTGACGTAAACTGATTTCCATCACCTTCTGAACACGGCCCGCCTGCAACTGCCGCTGCTCTCGCTCAATCATATCCAGCTGCTTGGAGGATGAGATTATGGGGTTTTGCAATGGGCGGTCCCGCATGTAATCCTGAAGTATGGGACAAAACACAGAAACCACATGTAAAATCatcttatttacattattttaaatacCTCCCTGGTTACATTTACATATTGCACACTCTATAAATTGTTATATGATTTCCTATCACATATTTCACACCTGGATTAATTACACCTAAATTATATATAGAAATTCATTTATTTACAATACTTTTTTTAAACATGGAAGATTTTAACTGTTTAGATACAAATGTGTAGGTCTAAAGACCAATACATTAGGCTACATATATAATACAACATCCAAACACTCGAATTAGTGCTCTCATTTAACGTATCCATTCAGACTACATCGACACGCAAAACAGTAATCACACTGAGGTATGACACAATGTTGAATAACCAAATAATTTTCATCATGGAAAGCAGAGTTATAAATAACATAAACAGTTATTTGAAGTAGGGTACCTGTGTGGATGCGCCGCTGTTGCTGCTACAATCCGACTATGAAAACTTGTAATGCTGCTCAATCAAATCTCGAAAATCCATTTTGCACCATAAGATGATCTTTAATTTCTGTCGTTGTCCAACAAATGATTGTTTCTGGCTGTTGGAACGTCTCTTTAGATGTGAATCCATGTGACGTCACAGTCTCAATTACCTTGTCGACGTAGTTGCGTTTGTCCGCAAGAATCTAAAATAAAGTAGGCGGACTAGCGGTCACTCAGAGGATGTCTACTAAAATGTCTACTTGAAGTGTACCAATGTCTCATTCTCCATTCTTAAATGGCTTGAAAAACAAAGTGGCAAGCATTTTTACAAATATGCAAGGACCTGGATGTGTGGTTTGTTTTTTACTAAAATAGCATTCAGGAAGTTGTGTCCACTTAACAAAATGTCAACAAACTAGCTTGATATTCTGAAGCTACGCTTGTAAGCAGTTTGAGAAGTAGGCTATTTATTCAGTCAACATGTGGATGGATTGCTAGGTTAGCTAGTTCACGTTATGCAGTTGAACATCAGTATATCTGTAaacagggcttaatttgagccggatcctaccggaacaggatccgggaactctttcattttgaagggtgcgttccgggaactgtctgcctcgatccggtaactttcaagcctaccaattataagttatgaagaaatctgtctgcgttgaaccaattaattgaacaaataattctatttaaacacaagatccacattaaggcttcctaaatcacttaagagctctcctttttagcgatgcctttaggcgtctcccctataaagctagttatactttcgcgagtgaccgtagcgcgcgactccacacacctcgcgcgaaattcaaaactttaaatttaaggccttaaaagacttaaaaacagccagattttcatccaaggtcttaaatttaatttagtcagttcttaaaattttaccttagttaattttagagaagtgtagtttaatcggaacgtccggaagtcagttatgtgtttgtacgtgttaattaaactacaaaacccaTAATAACCGCAGGCAGGATATGGCCCTTGCCATCAAAAGACTTCAGCGGACTCTAGCCATCACGCAATTTTGTGCCTCATCCCCGCCGTCTTCGCTATGGTCAGAACACCTGTTCCCGCTGGACTCCATCGCAGTATCACTAGCGCTTCGGCTAATGATATTCGGGCTACATTAGGATACAGTGATGGCAATGTTCCCTGGTTCGAATATCGCGAAAACTTTTTCGTGTGGACTAAACAAAATCGCATATATAGCTAGATTTGGCTTGGCAGACTTCATCAAGAGAGAGTTGATACGCGCTTACCGGgccgtatgtgttaatgttcgatgaaagctttaattcaaccacacaatccaaacagctggatcttcatgttcggttctggagcaatggatatgtgCAATCGAGGTACATGGGCTCTCGTTTCATGGGCCATGAAACAGCGCAGGATCTACTAAAACTTATCAAAGTAAGTGATCCTTACTTATGCTCCACAGTCTTCTTTTCATTGTGTTAACCATTTATATACAATTAGGCTACAATACAAATACATCTCGGAACCATGTACTGTCCATGACATTGAGTTAGTGAAATGTTTCAATGCATGCTAAATCCCAGctagaggaaataaaaatatatttactgtattaaatcatgtaaaatgtaaaaaaacacaactatgccctgtagatgggttatgtcatgtttgtcatgttttgaaacatgttccacagtcccatgctctgtttcatggattgcacatggttttatttacattgtactgatgtattgccttttagtgggcatatatacatatggtaaacaggtagtgtgtcccaacgttttcaatgttaacattcaaattcatattcagcacggctagacaaagtaagttggtttcatcgggataataaatagaaaagaaggtagggggttaaaaaagttttgtgtgttttaagatacaaatggcctggggaaagaaaattctgagcctttatgtaattagttaattttataatttaatttatttcagtaatttaaccaaaatgtaacctttaatacattttatcagctgcagggtgtgaggattttggtcaaaccatgccttagacatacttgaagataggctgagtctacatgttgttaaatgtataatttgtatggttatttaatttgatgctgtacgtctatctttttatttcttattttccaacaaggaggtggaggcagaaaacatgcaagaggacacaattgtcacacacagactcatatgtgactGTCACAATGCATGGAGGTGTCACAGGTTCCCCTCACCAAGGAACTCTTAGCGTCTGTGGGTGTAGCCCGGTCAAAATACAGACTCTTTCTGGATCAGGAACGAATCAGGAAAGGAAAGGAATCCCAGAGCCAGAAAAGAAAACTGACTGAGCAGTCTTTAGAGGACCTTAAGTaaaggaagaaaagcttggaAGACGTGTCCACCTGTCTTGCTAGAGAGGCAGATTCTCTTGCAGAAGAAGCTGAGGGCAAGACTGGATCCAAGATGGCTCAGCTTCTTTCCAAGTCAAATGCCCTGAGAAGGGCATACAAAGAAAAGCTTGCCCAAGTCAAAATCCTTGAAACTGAGATTGGTACTGAAAAGGAAGAACTCGGAGATATGTAGGGTGAGGTTGTATGTAGATAtgctagtgttgtgttggtaaggttgctttttaatattttttattaaactaaattattttgggttttttttttttttactaaattaTTTAGTTTTAATTGAAATACCAGGTCAGCTAATATAATTGATAACCTTTTACAAAAAAACATCTGAATATACTGAAAGTCATGTCACAGATTCCAAATTTTATCATTTcctttactatttttatttattcatttattcagcATTTCAGATGTTGGTTGTATAAACAGTGGTATGAGAGTTCAGCTCGACTGGTGTGCGTGGTTAATATTGACACCAAAATATGATAGCGGAAGCAAGGTGTATACTGCTATTGTTTATTATTGTGTCTGATCTTTATTCAGACTCTTGCCTCTTTGGGACCAGTTACAGGTATGCAATTAATCTAAACACagattaaaaataaattatatattattataaattCCATTGTTATAGAAGATGTGAGGTTAAAGTCTATGTAAATAAAACATCTATCATCAATTACATTTAGGCAAGGCTAGTTTATTCATGAACTTGTCAGATAGAGATCTAATTAAAAAAATGACAAAAGTGCTAAGAGTTCAAATTAAACATATTAAtacgtcctgtttctctggaaactttgtgcaCTTCACT is a window from the Brachyhypopomus gauderio isolate BG-103 chromosome 13, BGAUD_0.2, whole genome shotgun sequence genome containing:
- the LOC143473694 gene encoding TOG array regulator of axonemal microtubules protein 1-like, with the protein product MRDRPLQNPIISSSKQLDMIEREQRQLQAGRVQKVMEISLRQEERQEAILKRVCGKSFHQSTRINHNIRLEPMRNGQSGSFHSAVSSVSYCAPLHKQQRVRRIHGSQAAVGKELSPFRPEDPCTPVELMPAIRTPVPPPAVAKPSRLPRPLTLYKRAKPVEKACEVPAGSGQEQQPEPPSNPASGKAGLKAARFSQGLGTSYKPAQNKDAVAETLSLVREQPLARPELGLSQAFQLLENEDWEKKINGLKLVRSLVQHHANILLANLHNVYLAVLEEVKNLRSKVSCAAMTTLAHMFTYLRRAMDPEAAEAARVLLHKACESSAFIREDVDLALSAMVHSCSARRSIHALLTGGLSHRNATVRKTTAFHMEGLAQLLGASKLLTGKDLTERFLSAISRLALDAAQEVRFQAHSCIKFLATNKDFVKMVDKFVSPKDRSSVKDIIMKGR